Proteins found in one Paenibacillus wynnii genomic segment:
- a CDS encoding YlbF family regulator, with protein MNVYDKAHELAKAIKGSSEVEDITSAMKVVESDPESKRMLENFRNSQMELQQRMMSGEMPPQEEMQKMEKLFEVLNLNLGIRRLFEAERRLSVVIEDVNKIISESLQHLYGAEGQ; from the coding sequence ATGAATGTTTATGACAAAGCACATGAATTAGCCAAGGCCATCAAAGGCAGCAGTGAAGTTGAAGATATAACCAGTGCGATGAAGGTGGTAGAATCCGATCCAGAAAGCAAGCGTATGCTGGAAAACTTCCGTAATAGTCAAATGGAGCTGCAGCAGCGGATGATGAGTGGAGAGATGCCTCCGCAAGAGGAAATGCAAAAAATGGAGAAGCTGTTCGAGGTGCTGAATCTTAATCTTGGCATTCGCCGTCTGTTTGAAGCCGAGCGCCGTCTCAGTGTGGTCATTGAGGATGTGAACAAAATTATTTCCGAAAGTCTCCAGCATTTGTATGGTGCTGAGGGTCAATAG
- a CDS encoding DRTGG domain-containing protein — MEGQVDAITKHEQLLQHIESLKVGTKISVRKLAKEMSVSEGTAYRAVKEAENLGIVITKERIGTVRVEKKPRNISEQLTFGDVVDIVEGHVLGGVNGLSKHLHKYVIGAMKVDAMIRYIDADSLLIVGNRDDVHSLALEQGAGVLVTGGFGTSREVKALADQLDLPVISSRHDTFTVASMINRAIFDRLIKKKIMLVEDIVENKPRLNTLKISSTVQELRQLSLDSGDLRFPVTDEWNRVIGIIGRRDVESMLEDQSIEKAMIRNPITAGLQTSLASAAQIMMWESIDFLPIVDRNRKLVGSLTRKEVLQSLRDVRNQPQLGETFDHLMWNGFAEERDDEGKLFFHGFITPQMATDLGTISEGVLSTLMTLSAFKAAKDLTGNDYVLDNMSTYFVRPVQIEEPVIVMPRLLESSRRTCKLEIEITYMDTLVAKSVMMLQSIDHQ, encoded by the coding sequence ATGGAAGGGCAAGTGGATGCAATAACAAAACACGAGCAATTGCTGCAGCATATAGAAAGTTTAAAGGTAGGGACGAAGATTTCAGTCCGTAAGCTGGCCAAGGAAATGTCTGTGAGTGAAGGGACCGCTTATAGGGCTGTTAAGGAAGCCGAGAATCTGGGAATCGTCATTACAAAAGAGCGGATCGGGACCGTACGCGTGGAGAAGAAGCCGCGAAACATTTCCGAACAGCTTACCTTTGGGGATGTCGTAGACATCGTTGAAGGGCATGTGCTGGGAGGCGTAAACGGTCTGAGCAAGCATCTCCATAAATATGTAATTGGAGCTATGAAAGTCGATGCTATGATCCGTTATATTGATGCCGACAGCCTGCTGATAGTAGGTAACCGTGATGATGTGCACTCGCTTGCGCTGGAGCAGGGAGCGGGTGTGCTTGTTACAGGCGGATTTGGGACAAGCCGTGAGGTAAAAGCGCTGGCAGATCAACTGGATCTGCCTGTGATCTCATCGCGCCATGATACCTTTACAGTGGCTTCTATGATTAACCGGGCCATTTTTGATCGGCTGATTAAGAAGAAAATTATGCTCGTTGAGGATATCGTGGAGAACAAACCGCGCCTGAATACGCTGAAAATCTCAAGTACTGTGCAAGAGCTTCGGCAGCTATCTCTCGATAGTGGAGACCTGAGATTTCCCGTAACCGATGAATGGAACCGTGTAATTGGCATCATTGGCCGTCGTGATGTGGAGTCCATGCTAGAGGATCAGAGTATAGAAAAAGCTATGATTCGTAATCCTATTACTGCTGGGCTGCAGACCTCATTAGCTTCGGCAGCTCAGATTATGATGTGGGAAAGTATAGACTTTTTGCCTATCGTTGACCGCAATCGTAAACTGGTTGGCTCTTTAACCCGTAAGGAAGTCCTTCAAAGCCTGCGCGATGTACGCAACCAGCCTCAACTGGGCGAGACCTTTGACCACCTCATGTGGAACGGCTTTGCGGAGGAGAGGGATGATGAGGGCAAGCTGTTCTTTCATGGGTTCATCACACCGCAAATGGCTACCGATCTTGGAACGATCTCGGAGGGGGTTCTGTCCACCTTAATGACTCTCTCAGCGTTCAAAGCGGCAAAGGATCTTACAGGCAATGATTATGTACTGGATAATATGTCTACGTATTTTGTACGTCCGGTACAGATCGAGGAACCGGTCATCGTAATGCCAAGACTTCTGGAGAGTAGCCGCCGTACTTGCAAGCTTGAGATTGAGATCACCTATATGGATACCTTAGTCGCCAAGTCCGTTATGATGCTGCAATCGATAGATCATCAATAA
- a CDS encoding YtrH family sporulation protein, with the protein MNLFLSKAVLDFFIAFGIVLGGALLGGVGAVVSLQPPTQTMLDVADRIKIWALAAAVGGTIDPMRVIESNMLGGNLSPAIKQIMYLVFAFLGAHMGSELVKWVCGRG; encoded by the coding sequence ATGAATCTATTTTTAAGCAAAGCTGTTCTGGATTTCTTCATCGCCTTTGGTATCGTCCTCGGTGGTGCCTTGCTCGGCGGTGTCGGCGCTGTAGTCTCTTTGCAGCCGCCTACCCAAACCATGCTCGACGTGGCTGACCGAATCAAAATTTGGGCATTGGCTGCTGCCGTCGGCGGAACAATTGATCCTATGCGAGTCATTGAGAGCAACATGCTAGGCGGAAATCTATCGCCCGCAATCAAACAAATTATGTATCTCGTATTTGCCTTTCTAGGAGCGCATATGGGTAGTGAGCTCGTCAAATGGGTATGCGGCAGGGGGTAA
- a CDS encoding YheC/YheD family protein: MSTRIPDENKPVIAILTTSDKERKFCGNRNNFRDIIKTGRDLGYLVYVVTVRDLKLESRVVAGYIPLPGSKLWSSIAVPLPQIIYNRIPTRELEERPAVARKIAQCLEHPDIVLYNPYFFNKWHLFEWLKGSRATSKHVPQTRRLKSSRTLSVMLKNHNSLYLKPENGKAGKGIMRLQYLGDSLLPYRLQIQGGKRNLTYKSASLERMWARIGREKAPELYIVQQAIELTTHRGRPFDLRVLLQKNGRGSWAVTGVGARLAGARSITTHVPRGGSIEEPFSMLEGTFGNDRAAAILKSVPTTALLIARQIERACEYTLGEMSMDLGVDENGGLWFFEANSRPMKFDEPAIRKLSLERIFQYSQYLNHQMTRNTELRK, from the coding sequence GTGAGCACCCGTATCCCTGACGAGAACAAACCAGTCATTGCGATTCTAACGACAAGTGATAAAGAACGGAAGTTTTGCGGAAATCGCAATAACTTCCGGGATATTATCAAGACCGGCAGGGATCTGGGATATCTTGTCTACGTAGTTACCGTCCGCGATCTGAAACTAGAATCGCGGGTGGTGGCCGGCTACATTCCACTCCCTGGCAGTAAGCTGTGGTCCAGTATAGCCGTCCCCTTGCCGCAAATTATCTATAACCGGATTCCTACCCGCGAATTGGAAGAAAGACCCGCAGTCGCACGCAAAATCGCACAATGTCTGGAGCATCCGGACATTGTGCTCTACAATCCGTATTTTTTTAACAAATGGCATTTATTTGAATGGCTCAAGGGCTCGCGTGCAACCTCTAAGCATGTGCCGCAAACGAGACGGTTGAAAAGTTCTAGAACTCTCAGCGTCATGCTGAAGAATCATAACAGTCTGTATCTGAAACCCGAGAACGGCAAGGCTGGAAAAGGCATTATGAGGCTCCAATATCTTGGCGATTCCTTGCTCCCATATCGTCTGCAAATCCAGGGCGGCAAAAGGAATCTAACCTATAAATCGGCCTCTTTGGAACGGATGTGGGCAAGGATCGGCAGGGAAAAGGCACCGGAATTGTATATCGTACAGCAGGCTATTGAGCTGACGACTCACCGGGGGCGCCCATTTGATCTACGTGTACTGCTGCAAAAGAACGGCCGGGGAAGCTGGGCAGTAACCGGTGTTGGAGCCCGCCTGGCCGGAGCGCGAAGTATCACCACCCATGTACCGAGGGGCGGCAGTATAGAAGAACCTTTCAGCATGCTGGAAGGAACATTCGGTAATGATCGGGCGGCGGCTATTCTGAAAAGTGTCCCAACCACTGCATTATTAATCGCTCGCCAAATTGAACGGGCTTGCGAATACACCCTGGGAGAAATGTCAATGGATCTCGGGGTAGATGAGAATGGGGGGTTATGGTTTTTTGAAGCCAATTCCCGTCCAATGAAATTCGATGAGCCAGCCATACGCAAGCTTTCACTGGAACGAATCTTTCAGTACAGTCAATATTTGAATCACCAAATGACCAGAAATACTGAATTAAGGAAGTGA
- a CDS encoding YheC/YheD family protein, protein MTEAALGLLGIMTCRRSGTPPFTESSFYSHLCRVAPLYDLKVIVFFPDQINTASKTVTGMNWRNGEWVSLETALPDIIYNRCFYGSQNDRNEAAAALAALPQALSWSRGVPDKWGVYEILKRSRRAAVLLPETLLYTGRRRLSNMLAEREYGVFLKPSAGTHGKRTLHALKQRKGGLSVRGRDGENAVFYHNFQNQNDGFDWIDRFIGSRRYIMQPYLQLTNQSGQPFDVRVLIQKNGRGLWELTGMAVRLGNRGSLTSNLHGGGTAIPILPFLQEEYGSAGQYIKEQLTEEAAILPPLLEAACGRLGELGLDFGIDGGGRITLLEANSKPGRTVFQRTGDKRAERHALENPLRYARHLLLTNRRVPTMSGGNSSAPGRMISMVPKEDS, encoded by the coding sequence ATGACTGAAGCCGCACTGGGATTGCTAGGCATCATGACGTGCCGAAGAAGTGGGACTCCCCCATTTACAGAGTCAAGCTTTTACAGCCATTTATGCCGTGTTGCACCGCTTTATGATTTAAAGGTTATTGTTTTTTTCCCAGATCAAATAAATACAGCTAGTAAAACGGTAACCGGAATGAACTGGAGAAACGGGGAGTGGGTATCGTTAGAAACCGCCCTCCCGGATATTATTTATAATCGATGCTTTTACGGAAGTCAAAACGATAGAAACGAAGCCGCGGCCGCCTTAGCCGCTCTCCCCCAAGCTCTATCCTGGTCTCGTGGAGTTCCCGACAAATGGGGGGTGTATGAAATACTGAAACGGAGCCGCAGAGCAGCGGTGTTACTGCCCGAAACCTTGCTATATACCGGCCGCCGCCGACTCAGCAACATGCTGGCAGAGAGGGAATACGGCGTGTTCTTGAAGCCTTCGGCGGGAACACACGGCAAACGCACTTTGCATGCCTTGAAACAAAGAAAAGGCGGATTAAGCGTACGCGGGCGGGACGGAGAAAATGCTGTGTTTTACCACAATTTTCAAAATCAAAACGACGGTTTCGATTGGATCGACCGATTCATCGGCTCTCGCCGCTATATCATGCAACCTTATCTTCAATTGACAAACCAGAGCGGACAGCCGTTTGATGTTCGAGTCCTGATCCAGAAAAACGGCCGGGGCCTATGGGAACTCACCGGAATGGCCGTTCGCCTGGGTAACCGCGGTTCGCTTACCTCTAACCTACATGGCGGTGGGACGGCGATTCCTATACTGCCCTTCCTACAGGAGGAATACGGTTCGGCAGGTCAATATATTAAGGAACAACTTACAGAGGAAGCCGCTATTTTGCCACCTCTTTTAGAAGCAGCTTGCGGCAGGCTCGGGGAGTTAGGTCTTGATTTCGGTATTGACGGAGGCGGCAGAATTACTCTGCTGGAGGCTAATTCCAAGCCTGGTCGCACAGTCTTCCAGCGCACCGGCGATAAAAGGGCAGAACGGCACGCGCTTGAGAATCCGTTACGATATGCACGCCATCTACTGCTGACCAACCGGCGTGTTCCAACAATGTCTGGAGGCAACTCCAGTGCACCCGGGAGAATGATATCAATGGTTCCTAAGGAGGATTCATAA
- a CDS encoding AbrB/MazE/SpoVT family DNA-binding domain-containing protein, with the protein MMKATGIVRKVDELGRIVIPIELRRTMGIDIKDPLEIFVDGEKIILRKYEPTCVFSGSAENLINFKGKMISKDILEELTASFDRL; encoded by the coding sequence ATGATGAAAGCAACAGGTATTGTAAGAAAAGTTGATGAATTGGGACGTATCGTTATTCCGATCGAATTACGCAGAACGATGGGGATTGACATAAAAGATCCACTAGAAATTTTTGTGGACGGGGAAAAAATCATTCTCAGAAAATACGAGCCTACTTGTGTCTTTTCCGGAAGCGCAGAAAACTTGATTAATTTCAAGGGTAAAATGATCAGCAAAGATATTCTTGAAGAACTGACTGCAAGCTTTGACAGACTGTAA
- a CDS encoding YheC/YheD family protein encodes MSKLKIPVQAVQSGILQENVVMLGDRTMKRLKIPAHVPIHLAFGSFRQEVTVIPAPKSDSLRVSEGLARRTGWKARHTLNVSYSTGSRLLRLGPLIGVLVSRDHSDTPDRVFGPITMFCRELTHACRTQGAYVYFFTPEAMESRSSSIQGWVYDEGWRKLNLPIADVINNRLTSRKVENKPSVQHFLADVKSRFGTHFFNEKFLDKTEVFDALRQDATLQRYLPESHLLSGYAVLKRMCGQHPVVFLKPIRGSLGKGILRISREEGGAFRLLSTTPLGTRKQSYPNLTKLFQSLTGKMKSTRYQIQQGLPLMELGKRPVDFRALVQKNNTGKWGVTSIVARTAGNNHFVSNLARGGSLSTVREAVGKSSLPPAVKQSVHLGLPRAALSIARGIETYIPAHFGELGIDLALDQSGRIWLLEVNSKPSKNDNTPLNDQKIRPSVKQMVLYCRYLAGL; translated from the coding sequence ATGTCTAAGCTTAAGATCCCGGTCCAAGCGGTTCAATCGGGCATCCTGCAGGAAAATGTAGTAATGCTTGGAGACCGGACCATGAAAAGACTCAAAATTCCGGCACACGTACCGATCCATCTAGCCTTCGGTTCTTTCCGGCAGGAGGTTACTGTCATTCCGGCCCCCAAATCTGACAGCCTTCGTGTCAGCGAAGGGTTGGCACGGCGTACGGGATGGAAAGCCCGTCATACGCTGAACGTCTCTTACAGCACCGGAAGCCGTTTATTACGGCTAGGTCCGCTAATTGGAGTTCTCGTCAGCCGTGACCATTCGGATACACCCGACAGGGTATTCGGTCCCATTACTATGTTCTGCCGGGAACTGACCCATGCCTGCCGCACACAGGGCGCATATGTATATTTCTTTACACCAGAAGCTATGGAGTCCCGCAGCTCTTCCATCCAGGGCTGGGTATACGATGAAGGCTGGCGGAAGCTCAACCTTCCGATTGCCGATGTGATCAATAATCGGCTAACCTCGCGAAAAGTGGAGAATAAACCTAGCGTACAGCATTTTTTGGCCGATGTAAAATCACGGTTTGGCACTCATTTCTTCAATGAGAAATTTCTGGATAAAACAGAGGTATTCGATGCCCTGAGGCAGGATGCCACACTTCAACGGTATTTACCCGAATCCCATCTACTTAGTGGATACGCTGTATTAAAAAGGATGTGCGGTCAACATCCAGTGGTGTTCCTGAAGCCAATTCGGGGCAGTCTTGGCAAGGGGATTTTGCGCATCTCCCGTGAGGAAGGAGGCGCCTTTCGACTTCTCTCCACCACACCTCTCGGGACACGTAAGCAGAGTTACCCTAATCTGACGAAGCTGTTCCAATCCCTCACTGGGAAGATGAAAAGCACACGATATCAGATCCAACAGGGTTTGCCCCTAATGGAATTGGGAAAACGACCGGTGGACTTTCGGGCACTTGTACAAAAAAATAACACTGGCAAATGGGGCGTAACCTCCATAGTCGCCCGTACTGCCGGAAATAACCATTTCGTCTCGAATCTGGCTCGGGGCGGCAGCCTCAGTACAGTTCGTGAAGCCGTCGGTAAGAGTAGTCTTCCACCTGCCGTGAAGCAAAGTGTACATCTGGGACTTCCACGGGCGGCACTTTCCATCGCTCGCGGTATCGAAACCTACATTCCCGCGCATTTCGGTGAACTGGGCATTGATCTGGCGTTGGACCAATCTGGCCGAATTTGGCTGCTCGAAGTGAACTCCAAGCCATCCAAGAATGACAATACTCCGCTTAATGATCAAAAAATAAGGCCGTCCGTCAAGCAAATGGTCCTGTATTGCCGTTATCTAGCCGGGTTATAA
- a CDS encoding YheC/YheD family protein, protein MPEPVLGILTLYLNEAKQLEEKGVYQRMITQGKRIGLDVFVFTPMDVHSSKELIHALVYDPQTGKWSRKWRPFPQMIYDRCRIQRSARFQQLLRFRSKYNHMTFLNRPLRNKWTIHQTFSQKSRFRQHLPETLLYHSSADLLRILKSSPVIYIKPASGTGGRGILRIEKLKDSRGMFDIQGRRQDRRIITPRKVSLSRLNSIVRQWCIGGRFLVQQGIPLRLPGGRFHDYRMLIQKNGQGKWEMTGMAGRIGAARSVTSNLHGGGHAVRAETLLRDWLGSADKADKAMKASEKLGLEAAAFLEDSFGALCELALDLAIDHEGRIYVLEVNPKPAREVFARSGDSETYRKALLRPLEYALWVYKNKNTAPPVSSKTEE, encoded by the coding sequence GTGCCGGAACCCGTCTTAGGCATTCTTACATTGTATTTGAACGAGGCCAAGCAGTTGGAAGAAAAAGGTGTGTACCAAAGGATGATCACCCAAGGTAAGCGGATAGGACTCGATGTCTTTGTGTTTACACCCATGGATGTTCACAGCAGCAAGGAGCTTATTCATGCGCTTGTCTATGATCCACAGACAGGGAAATGGTCACGGAAATGGCGGCCGTTTCCCCAAATGATCTATGACCGATGCCGTATTCAGCGCAGCGCCCGGTTCCAGCAGCTGCTGCGGTTTCGTTCAAAATATAATCATATGACCTTTCTGAATCGTCCACTTCGCAATAAATGGACCATTCATCAGACCTTCTCACAGAAAAGCCGGTTTCGGCAGCACCTGCCGGAAACTCTGCTCTATCACTCCTCAGCCGATCTGCTGCGGATACTGAAGAGTAGTCCCGTCATCTATATAAAACCAGCAAGCGGAACAGGTGGACGCGGCATCTTGCGTATCGAAAAGCTTAAGGATTCACGGGGGATGTTCGATATTCAAGGTCGACGTCAGGACCGCCGTATCATTACTCCCCGTAAGGTTTCGCTTTCCCGGTTGAATTCGATTGTAAGGCAATGGTGTATTGGCGGACGTTTTCTCGTTCAACAGGGAATTCCCCTTCGCTTGCCTGGAGGACGCTTCCATGATTACCGCATGCTCATACAAAAAAACGGGCAAGGGAAATGGGAAATGACCGGAATGGCAGGCCGTATCGGGGCTGCCCGTAGTGTAACCTCCAATCTGCATGGGGGCGGCCATGCTGTACGGGCAGAGACACTGCTCAGGGATTGGCTTGGCAGTGCAGATAAAGCCGATAAGGCTATGAAGGCATCGGAGAAGCTTGGACTTGAGGCGGCAGCCTTTCTCGAAGATAGCTTCGGTGCACTCTGCGAGCTGGCTTTGGATCTCGCGATTGATCATGAGGGACGCATATACGTACTTGAGGTGAATCCAAAACCGGCACGGGAGGTATTTGCCCGTTCAGGAGATAGTGAAACCTATCGCAAAGCACTGCTCAGACCCCTCGAATATGCTCTTTGGGTCTATAAGAATAAGAACACTGCTCCTCCCGTCTCTTCTAAAACAGAAGAATAA
- a CDS encoding YtpI family protein, producing the protein MIIIIKYLLFILLAVFSINAAIFSIASRRAVDPLVKGQKRSIMNVLMGAMLVDLALMAMFLFHGSTLGIVVEAIFIIIGLFNIFSGLRSNGYYNRIKSGSSANRS; encoded by the coding sequence ATGATCATCATTATTAAGTATCTTTTGTTTATTCTGCTGGCCGTATTTTCCATCAATGCTGCCATCTTCAGCATTGCCTCCCGCCGAGCCGTTGATCCCCTTGTTAAAGGGCAGAAGCGTTCGATTATGAATGTACTGATGGGTGCTATGCTGGTCGACCTTGCGCTTATGGCCATGTTTCTTTTTCACGGCTCTACCCTTGGCATTGTTGTGGAAGCGATTTTTATCATTATCGGCCTATTTAATATTTTCTCCGGGTTGCGGAGCAACGGCTACTACAACCGAATCAAATCAGGTTCTTCAGCTAATAGAAGCTAA
- a CDS encoding HAD family hydrolase, giving the protein MSSAPQLNKPEAVIFDMDGTLFQTESLLLPAYHKMFDILREEGLYTGPTPPEERILGSLGMLLEQIWKNVMPEADEAVHRRADELLLQLEIEGLEAGGTMLYPKVVETLTALKERGVRLFVASNGLKDYIQSIVVVHKMHDLFDGLYSAGGQGTATKVELLSILLKDHGITEAWMVGDRSSDVEAGKGNGQTVIGCAYAGFGRQDELKGSDVIISSFEELLDLYDNSK; this is encoded by the coding sequence ATGAGTAGTGCACCACAGTTAAATAAACCGGAAGCCGTAATATTTGACATGGACGGTACATTGTTTCAAACAGAGAGTCTGCTTTTGCCTGCCTATCACAAAATGTTCGACATTCTTCGCGAGGAAGGATTGTATACAGGTCCTACTCCCCCGGAGGAAAGAATTCTGGGAAGTCTAGGTATGCTCCTGGAGCAGATTTGGAAGAACGTGATGCCTGAGGCAGATGAGGCTGTACATCGGCGTGCGGATGAACTGCTTTTGCAGCTCGAAATAGAGGGACTTGAAGCAGGCGGTACAATGCTGTATCCAAAAGTTGTTGAGACATTGACAGCACTTAAGGAGCGGGGCGTGCGTCTATTCGTAGCGAGTAACGGCTTGAAGGATTATATTCAAAGCATCGTTGTTGTACATAAAATGCATGATTTGTTCGACGGATTGTATAGTGCAGGCGGGCAAGGTACAGCAACAAAGGTAGAACTGCTAAGCATATTACTGAAGGATCATGGAATCACCGAAGCCTGGATGGTAGGCGACCGTTCGTCGGATGTAGAGGCAGGAAAAGGTAATGGGCAGACTGTGATAGGCTGCGCTTATGCAGGTTTTGGCCGTCAGGATGAATTAAAAGGCTCGGATGTTATTATTTCTTCCTTCGAAGAGTTGCTGGATTTATACGACAACTCGAAGTAA
- a CDS encoding YheC/YheD family protein, which yields MSLTFCNLHFTKQPQRVVYVSGALMKSLKLSGKKNIRLRLGRDTIPALIKPIKRAGKHMFLASGVKTAIKVPKTGGIYLRNLQNDEVQLGPLVGVLSDGPGSSTQPFGSRTGFIKQLLREGSNKCYIFAFMPRDINWQQEQVYGYFLTEGGKFERKMIPLPDVVYNRLPSRRAETSPYISQLRERFARKKIPFFNWSFFNKSDIYRLLENDSSANRYVPETHSNPTSDQMRDMLDRHHFVYYKPSAGSLGHGIYRLTYLPKKGYFARYRRSGKNVLLRFASFDSLMRMLQSRHGRSLHNYIVQQGIRLIEIDSCPIDFRFHMHKNGNNQWVVVGIGAKQAGRGSVTTHLKNGGSLLTPQQALGRVFGARADEVLLRAKGTAVKLAESLEIQHRHLLGEIGFDLGIDQDEDIWMFEANAKPGRSIFRHPSLRAEGKASVEHILEHCLYLSKFRRRDET from the coding sequence ATGAGTCTCACTTTTTGCAATTTGCATTTCACCAAGCAGCCCCAAAGAGTGGTGTATGTTTCGGGTGCGCTAATGAAAAGCTTGAAGCTGTCCGGGAAGAAAAACATAAGGCTGCGGCTTGGGAGGGATACCATTCCAGCGCTGATTAAGCCGATCAAACGTGCGGGAAAGCATATGTTCCTTGCCTCAGGTGTGAAAACGGCTATAAAGGTACCCAAAACAGGGGGAATCTATTTACGAAATCTGCAAAATGACGAAGTACAGCTCGGGCCGCTGGTAGGCGTACTGTCAGATGGACCAGGTTCCTCTACCCAACCCTTTGGTTCCCGTACTGGCTTCATTAAGCAACTGCTGCGTGAAGGCAGCAACAAATGCTATATATTCGCGTTTATGCCGCGTGACATTAACTGGCAGCAAGAACAGGTATATGGATATTTTCTGACGGAAGGCGGGAAATTCGAGCGTAAAATGATTCCGTTGCCCGATGTTGTCTATAATCGTCTGCCCAGCCGCCGTGCGGAGACTTCACCGTATATAAGTCAGCTGCGTGAACGGTTTGCACGCAAGAAGATCCCTTTTTTCAACTGGAGCTTCTTTAATAAATCGGATATCTATCGGTTGCTGGAGAATGATAGCAGTGCGAACCGATATGTACCTGAAACGCACAGTAATCCTACATCTGATCAAATGAGAGATATGCTGGATCGGCATCATTTCGTATATTACAAACCTTCAGCAGGAAGTCTGGGCCACGGTATTTACCGGCTTACCTATTTACCGAAAAAAGGCTATTTCGCCCGTTACCGCCGGAGTGGTAAAAATGTCCTACTTCGCTTTGCCAGTTTCGACAGCCTGATGCGAATGCTGCAGTCCCGCCATGGTCGGAGCCTGCATAATTATATCGTGCAGCAAGGTATCCGTCTGATTGAAATAGACAGCTGCCCTATCGATTTCCGCTTCCATATGCATAAGAACGGCAACAACCAATGGGTTGTTGTTGGAATAGGCGCCAAGCAAGCCGGGCGCGGCAGCGTGACGACTCACCTTAAAAACGGAGGCTCGCTGCTGACACCACAACAAGCATTAGGGCGTGTATTCGGTGCCAGAGCCGATGAAGTCCTGCTTCGCGCCAAAGGAACAGCTGTCAAGCTAGCAGAATCTCTGGAGATTCAGCACAGACATTTACTCGGTGAAATCGGCTTCGATCTCGGTATCGATCAGGATGAGGATATTTGGATGTTCGAAGCCAATGCCAAACCGGGAAGATCCATCTTCCGTCACCCTTCTCTGCGTGCAGAGGGCAAGGCTTCTGTCGAGCACATTCTCGAGCATTGCCTCTATCTCAGCAAATTCCGGAGGAGGGATGAGACGTGA